Proteins co-encoded in one Populus trichocarpa isolate Nisqually-1 chromosome 10, P.trichocarpa_v4.1, whole genome shotgun sequence genomic window:
- the LOC7496684 gene encoding FCS-Like Zinc finger 15-like: MVGLSIVLETPKSGSALQVINKVTMMINNKPTSPPGFSSSRNHSPRFSFPVPTFLDQCFFCGQKLLPGKDIYMYKGDRGFCSVECRCRQIFLDEEETLRKENCSFAAMKPTGASASASAKSTSSTAASRHRKGTRNREGGFAY; encoded by the exons ATGGTGGGTTTAAGCATAGTTTTGGAGACCCCAAAGAGTGGTAGTGCCCTGCAAGTTATCAACAAAGTTACCATGATGATCAACAACAAACCTACTTCCCCTcctggtttttcttcttctagaaATCATTCTCCACGCTTCTCTTTTCCAGTCCCCACTTTTCTTGATCAGTGTTTCTTTTGTGGACAGAAACTCTTGCCTGGCAAGGATATCTACATGTACAA AGGAGACAGGGGGTTTTGCAGTGTGGAGTGCAGGTGCAGGCAGATATTTTTGGATGAAGAAGAGACATTGAGGAAAGAGAACTGTTCATTTGCTGCAATGAAACCAACTggtgcttctgcttctgcttctgctaaAAGTACTTCTTCTACTGCTGCTTCCCGTCACCGCAAAGGCACAAGGAACCGAGAGGGTGGTTTTGCATACTGA